Part of the Triticum urartu cultivar G1812 chromosome 2, Tu2.1, whole genome shotgun sequence genome, TCTCTATCAACCTGCAGGAAATTGTACAGTTTAGAGGATCTTCTGAGTCTCTAGAGCAGCCATATAGGTGGAGAGGAAAGTAGTATCTGTAATGATTTGCACACACTCATGCTGAATAAATCAGAGGACTTACTGGAATACGGTTGTCCGAATTATCAAACAGTATCTCGACAAAGGCAGATATAACCGAGTGTCCAGCACCTTCCTGGAAATGGACACTAGTATCAAACACCAGTCACTTGTTTCGACTATTCAGATTTGATCGAAGAAAAGACGAGACATACATGGAGAAGAGCTCCCCTATCCTCACTGCGCAGGTTCTGAAACATGTCGCTTAGGACAAAGCGTATAGCTAGAGCATTTATCATGGCCAAATTAGGAAGAAAGCAGCATGTAAGTGTCAACAAGCATAAGCAAGAATAGTAATTCAGCATAACCGTGCGTTTGAAAATATTACCGTGGAAAAAGTTCGATTTGCCAGATCCATTTGCACCAACTGCGACAAACAGTTAAATCAATGAAATTCATTAAGAGCACAAAATTATGCAGTGGACTCCGAAGTGGATTTCTATCATACTTAGAATTAAAATTTGATACTTCACCGATGTGTCAATCGGGAAAGATTTGAAATCAGTACCATCATGCCAATAATGGAGGCACAGAAGACTAATATGTTTTAACCAACAAAAATCATTGGAGGAACacatttaattaatttaatttgAACCGTGTACGCAAGTTTAGAGGAGATTGCTAAAACTCAGAGTAGCAATTAGACATTGAATTGATTCTTGGATTAACAACTACTGTAGTGTTGATCATTGCTACAAGTCTGCAAGTTGCCAATTTGATTGACGGGCTGATAGAAACAGCATTTAAGTTAGCCATGAACCAGCTTTTTAACCGAGAAGAACCTCGGTACTCTATAGCTAGCCAAGTTGGTTAATTACAGGGAGGAATATGTTTGGATTACCAACTACGTTAACTTTGGGGCTGAAAGGGTCAGTTGAGGTCTCCTCCCTGTAGCTCTTAAACCCTTGAATTACCACCTGCGTAGACAGCCATTAATTACGTCAAGATGAAGCAGTGATATGACGGCAGTTGCCCAGCAGAGTTACCTTCTTGATATACATGGTTCAGATGGGGAGCGAGAGAGAGATCACGCCACAATTTAATTCTGCCAAAGATAGGACGATCAATCGTGAGCACAGCATCCAGGAGAAGAAGTATACTAAAATTCTAGCAAATGAGTGCAACTGCCGCGCGCACCAAGGTGGTAATGTTTGGTTCAAAACCGCaaggtggcgacggcggcggaaACGCGGCGTCCCGGAGAGGAAGAACGTACGGTAACTGCGCGTGATCGTGGCCACGCGCGCGCGTGAGAGGCGGAGGGTGTTGGTGGAGGGGGTGGGAGCGCGCAGCGGGATGGAGGCGTCGGCGATGACGCTTACGATGCACGGCACGGTTGCGGCAGCGCTCTAGGGCATCCGGCCGGTGGTGGACTGGACTACGGGAGGAGTTGAGAGCCACGATGGTAGTAGACGACTCGCGAGGAAAGAGGAAGGAAAGGCACGGGAAATCAGGACGGAGGAGAAAGGAAGTTACGGCAAAAGAGGGAGACTTAATTTGGCTCCAGAGAGCAGATAATTTCCTTTTAGCATATTTTTATCCAATGCGGTAAGCAACCTGAAAACAGACAATGTCAAGAAATGAGTGCACCGTTCGTCGTAACTGAAAACAGACATttttcgtgtcccttgcctcggTGAACCAACACGTGGTTCGATGGTTAGGAGGGTGGCTGTATGGTGCAGAGCAACTCATCGGCATTACCATGAACCTATATCAACCCCATAAGCTTTAACTCGACTAACGATAAGAGCTCGGGCACGCCCATCGTAACTGAGGTACATAAACTCTCACCCATTTGAACTCCCTATGCATTTTCAAACAATCAAATCGATCTTATTCGGGAACCAACCTATGGTTGAATGACTTCGTAAATCTTAAGATAATATgcctctcggaggtgctcataggacTAGGGtatgcgttcataggggtgagtgtatgcatGTATGTATGAGCGCTTTGCGtttgtactgtgttaaaaaaaatCAATCTTATTCTCTTTTTTTTAGGAATTATGCTCTTTATTTTGTCCTACACCTTTTTTCCCCTGGTGATTAGGCATGTTAGAACAATATAATTGTATTTGTGTTACAATTTTTCCATGTCTTATGTCCTACTAATTTTGTAGACAATCCAAATAAAAATTCTAGTGAGGTTTTTAATAATAAGCTAGAATAACGTGACTGGGACTATCATGGAATGGAAAAACGTAAAGTAGTGTACTGTTGTAATTTCATCTTTGAAACTTTTGCATTGTAGTTTACGTAGATCCTGAATGTATTTATTGAACTTATGACATCATCACACTTTATTAAGCTATATATACAACCTACTTCTCAAAATTTGGTTATATAGTATACAGTATTTTTCAGGGTTTTACATCCCTGCTCGGTAAAACTAGAAAACATGGCAAATTCTTAACTGGCAGGTGCATCCAACACGAGGTCAAATGCAGTGAAATTGTGCAAGGAGAAACCATCGAGCCATTCACGGAAGGAGCTTGGGATGCTTTGGCAACAATTTATTATTTCCAACTCAACTCGAAACAAAAAAGTTGAGGGCTGTACACTCAGGCAATAGTTGATTAGTTGGGAGGTGAAAGGAACACTTTTTCTAGTAAAGTGTCTTAGCAAACATCATCTAGTAGGTCCTTCGATCTTCTGCCTCAGCTGTTCATAGTTTTGCAACTCCTCCATTGACAATGACGGCGAGATATCACCCAACACCTGCGTAATATGAGAACTAGTTAAACTCCTAAGATACGACCGAAGAGATTTTTATTGTGCTTTCTGAAAAATGATTTGAATATTACCGTCATAAAATCTTCAGTCTCGACAATGACTTCTTCTGCACCGGCGTCGTTATTTCTCGAAGGATCAGCTTCAAGCGTTTTGACCTTCAAATAAAGCGTGTAAGTCCGACAGAGCGCAGCTATGAAAAACATAATGTGCGGCAGCAGGGATGTACAGCTACTCACGGAACGCTTAGCAGCATGAAACCATGCATCCGCGCATAATGCATAAATATCGGCACCAGTGAAGTTTGGAGGACAGTGCTGAGCAATCGACAAGAGAGATACATTCTCGTGTAGTTTGTACTTGCGAGTCTGTGCTTTCAGTATCCTGCATAACAATTATAGAGAGATCATAGTTTAGTTGAAACGAACCTGAAATTTGGTGAAAGAAAGAACTACCGATGACTACCTTTCCCTGTATGATGCTTCAGTATTTACACCAATGTAGAGAAGCTTATCAAATCGGCCAGGGCGGAGAAGTGCAGAATCAAGAAGGTCAGGCCTATTGGTAGCCCCAATAATGAAGAGGTCCTAGAGAATAATTTGGAAAATGGTTTCCTTTAATGTTACTGCATCTTGAGAATATAGGTTAAAAAAAGGCATATCATAAATGAGGAAATAACCTGGCTGTTATCACTTAACCCATCAATCTCCACCAGCAACTAGTAATAAAGAGATAAAAGGGGAAAGTGAATTAGATGACCCTAACATTGAAAATAAAGAGGGAAAACTGAGACAGCCAGTCACCACCTCATTGATGAAGTTAATTATACCTGAGAAACCACTCTATCCATCACACCTCCAGAATCTGCAGAGGATCCTCGTGCAGGAGCAAGGGAATCAAGTTCATCGAAGAAAATTACACATGGGCGTGCTGATCTAGCCTGAAATTGACAGTGAAAAACTGAAAACTTAAGTATATGTGCATATTTTCATGGCAATTACGTGGCTTGTGCAGATGGATATACCTTCTCAAAGATGTCCCTGACATTCTTCTCTGATTCTCCAACATACATGTTTATCAGTTCTGGACCTTTTACACTAAGAAAGTTTAATGAGCACTCAGTTGCTACTGCTTTCGCCAGTAATGTCTAAGAATACAGAAGAAAACATCCTAGTGAGCATGTATCATGTTGCTGTTGGATACAGCTATCTCTTGacaaatgggaatgaaattcaaaagaAGTATAAAACTCACTACACCTACCTTCCCAGTGCCTGGAGGTCCATATAACAGGACACCTGATCGCTTTGGCAATTTAGAAGAAAAAAGGTGCTTGTACAACAGAGGTAACTGAATACCAACAAAAGAGAACACAAGTTAGCAGTTTCAAACCAAATGAACCAGCTTCTGGTATAACCAAACCTTATTTGCATCGATAGAATGCAATATCTTAGCTCAGAGATTAATTAAGTAAAATTTACCTGAATTGTATCTAGAATAACCTTCTTCACTTCCTCAAGCCCACCAACATCCTCCCATTTGACATCAGGAACCTATAGCACAAAAGAGAAAACCAAATCAAGGACTTGCAGAAAGCAAGCTAAAGCTGACATGTATGGTTTCATGGGTTGTACAGAGATGGGCCTGAAATCTAGAAGATGTTAGATATTGGGAGCCAGGGATTAGTGTTTTACTTTTGGTGTACCCAATGCAGCACGATTCCTTTTCTTAGCCCGTTCTAAGGAAGACAAAATATCTTCTTTACAGAAATGATTTTCTTCTTTCTGAGTGGTAGAAGAGCTCGTGGTAGGGGCATCCTCAAGCTCATCATTGCTGCTTTTCTCCACTGTAACTTTATGCGCAAATGACACACCAGCATCTGCGACCAATGCAAGTATATCCCTAGGCATGAACCCAGACGTTTGGACTGATATATCTTTTACAAACTTGTCATCGATACTCTGAAAATGAAACCATATAAGCACAAAAGTTTAATAAAAGCATAAAACTTCATTTCTGGTTcaataacaacaacaaaaaacaccTCATCAGCAACTGTTGAGACACCATGGAGTGTTTCAGATATCAAGTTCTTCCTCTGGTCTTCATTTATAGTCTTCATGTTGACCTCATGGCGGAAACATCGCCTAATTGATTGCTGCATTCCTTCAGCACTGTCTGCAGTTGCCACTAGTATAACTTGAACGGAGCTTACACATTCAGGTTCCACAAGGTACTGAAAACAAAGAGGTTCAATAATAAGGTACTTGATAGTTGATACAAAGATGAATTTATATCCTAAGGGCTTGTTAAAACCTAAAAGCTTGGGGAACAAAGACCTACTGAATTTCCAATCACATCCCTTGCTGGCAGCGAGTCTTTCACAACCCAACGCTGTCCAGTGTACTGCTTAATGACAGACTCAACATTTGCTGCAATGCCAGATTGCTCAGACTGTGGGCCTTCATTGGAGGATGTATTCCCAATTGCATCAAAGTGGCGAAGAAGTATTATAGAAGGAGAATACCTTCAAAAAAGAATATTCGGCAAAAAAAGGAAACAAAGTAAATACCATCGCCTGGAAAAAGTAAAACGAACTAAAAAAAACAGTTTACGAACTAAAACAGGAATTAATTTTCTGTAGAGATAACAAAGGACAAAAAGATGAGTACTTCTGAGCTTCTTTGAAGGCAGCCACAAGTGCAGCAGATGCCCCGCTTTCTGATGATGTCATCAGATCATGACAGCAACACTCAACCACATGCATACCAAGATGGTTCGCAACATGCTTGACTACCGTTCTTTTTCCACATCCTGCAACCCCAGCATTTGATTTGAACAAAAGTTCAGTTCAAAGTCGAGTAGTAAAATGTGAAAAGGAATGAGACTACAATTAAAGTGCAGTAACCTGATGGGCCGTACAAGAAAGTGGAAAACTTGATCCTCGGTAAAATGTTTGAAGGACATAATGCTGGTGCGATGATGGATGCTAACTGCTCCACTACTTCGCCATGCAAAGGGACTGAATCATCATTGGCAGAAAAGAAGCTGCAGGGAGGGATTGGAGCAGAAGCACTTCCCCCAAGGACAAGGGCTGTTTGATCACGGTTAACACGAAGAATCGGCTCATTTGATGGTTCCATGCCGGTTACCTGGTGAGTAATTACAATATTAACACCCAATACTTATGGATAAAAAATGAGAGCAAAACTAAGCTAAGAGGATCTGAATGAAGAAAAGTGGGTAATTTACCTTAAAGTATATCATGCTAGGAGGATGCAGTCTATCATTCTCCTTATTGCACGCTAGGCAAGAGATCATGCCACAGTTCCAGTCATTATGTATGCAAAACACATCCCCGCTTGCTAGGAACCTATCAAACTTGAAGTGTTCATTTAAAGCTTGATCTATCATATCTTGGTAGTCACTTCCTCCAATGGCTGAATTTATCTTTAGGGAAGCAAGCACACCACAATCAGGAATCCTCACAACAGAAACCCGTAAGTGCAAAGCATGTTTAGGCACTTGTGGGCATGGGAGAAGTTCTAGGTGAAGAGAAATACCAGTCCCACTACTAGCAGAACCATCCTCGAAAACTTTAGAGCAAAACTTGAAAGGTTCCTCCCCTTTCTGAATAAGAAGCTTGAGACCGGAAACATGCACTCCCAGGTTGAAAGCCAAAAGTGGGCTAACATAAGCAACATCTTCATCCAAGGGTGCAAAGCCGTTAGCTGGAAATGAACAAGTAGGTAAGAATCCCATCACACGATCAGAGGAAGAGGTTGAGGCCACAGGTTCAGGATCAGGATGCTCTCTCTTGGACTCATCGAGGGATGGCCGATCCAATACTACTGCTTTGACAATCCTCCCAACATTGTTGTCGGTATTCTTGACAAGCACCTGCAGATTAATAGCTGTTTATTACATTTAGTCTCAACAAAAGATATTCCTATCTACCAATTTGAGTGCTGAAAATTGCAAAAACGAACAGGAGATATATCAGTTACAGTAACATATATGTGCCCACAGAGATCATTGCTGTAGCACCAAAGTAGTACTACACATATTGAGTGTATACTTGTCACTACAGCTCAGTCAGACTACAGAAATCAGCAGGCGCCACCCAGTTCATCTACAATTATTAATTGGAACCAAATGTATCCATAATTATTCAGACAGACATGCAGCATGACCACCCCCGAAGTCGACGAGACCAAATTCACTCCTCCTACAAGCACCAGATGTTTCACAATTCATCCCCCAAGTGATCGAACCCCCAGCCCGGCCATCCAACCGACACCCACCCCTGGACCGGAATTCGATCCGAGAGACCTCGAACGGGACCACGTACCGTCGTGCCGGTGACGACGGCCAGCCGGCGGAGC contains:
- the LOC125539703 gene encoding peroxisome biogenesis protein 6, whose product is MVERRPRRKPLVLASTQALLDSLPGERRGPAPPPPEPVRLRAGVLRFPDRPSGPGCGGEFGDLASFVALPASALRRLAVVTGTTVLVKNTDNNVGRIVKAVVLDRPSLDESKREHPDPEPVASTSSSDRVMGFLPTCSFPANGFAPLDEDVAYVSPLLAFNLGVHVSGLKLLIQKGEEPFKFCSKVFEDGSASSGTGISLHLELLPCPQVPKHALHLRVSVVRIPDCGVLASLKINSAIGGSDYQDMIDQALNEHFKFDRFLASGDVFCIHNDWNCGMISCLACNKENDRLHPPSMIYFKVTGMEPSNEPILRVNRDQTALVLGGSASAPIPPCSFFSANDDSVPLHGEVVEQLASIIAPALCPSNILPRIKFSTFLYGPSGCGKRTVVKHVANHLGMHVVECCCHDLMTSSESGASAALVAAFKEAQKYSPSIILLRHFDAIGNTSSNEGPQSEQSGIAANVESVIKQYTGQRWVVKDSLPARDVIGNSYLVEPECVSSVQVILVATADSAEGMQQSIRRCFRHEVNMKTINEDQRKNLISETLHGVSTVADESIDDKFVKDISVQTSGFMPRDILALVADAGVSFAHKVTVEKSSNDELEDAPTTSSSTTQKEENHFCKEDILSSLERAKKRNRAALGTPKVPDVKWEDVGGLEEVKKVILDTIQLPLLYKHLFSSKLPKRSGVLLYGPPGTGKTLLAKAVATECSLNFLSVKGPELINMYVGESEKNVRDIFEKARSARPCVIFFDELDSLAPARGSSADSGGVMDRVVSQLLVEIDGLSDNSQDLFIIGATNRPDLLDSALLRPGRFDKLLYIGVNTEASYRERILKAQTRKYKLHENVSLLSIAQHCPPNFTGADIYALCADAWFHAAKRSVKTLEADPSRNNDAGAEEVIVETEDFMTVLGDISPSLSMEELQNYEQLRQKIEGPTR